A section of the Candidatus Nitrosacidococcus sp. I8 genome encodes:
- the metK gene encoding methionine adenosyltransferase, with product MSETRQFTSESVSEGHPDKIADQVSDAILDAILAQDKKARVACETLVKTGMVLVAGEITTTAQIDYEGIIRNTINHIGYNHSEMGFDGNTCAVINAIGKQSPDIAQGVDRKTEEDQGAGDQGMMFGYASDETDVLMPAPITYAHRLVQRQAEVRRKGELPWLRPDAKSQVTLVYKDNKPVGIDAVVLSTQHNPEISQTALREAVIETIIKPVLPNDWFARCRVENIHVNPTGSFVIGGPMGDCGLTGRKIIVDTYGGMARHGGGAFSGKDPSKVDRSAAYAGRYVAKNIVAAGLAKRCEVQISYAIGVAQPTSVSIDTFGTGQLAESRLVEIVRAHFDLRPVGILRMLNLLQPIYQTTASYGHFGRTELEITWERTDKAQELREAAGLH from the coding sequence ATGTCAGAAACAAGGCAATTTACTTCAGAGTCGGTATCTGAGGGACATCCAGATAAAATTGCAGATCAGGTATCAGATGCAATTCTAGATGCTATTCTAGCTCAAGATAAAAAAGCTCGGGTTGCTTGTGAAACCTTAGTAAAAACAGGGATGGTATTAGTTGCGGGAGAAATTACTACAACAGCCCAGATTGACTATGAAGGAATTATCCGTAATACCATAAATCATATTGGCTACAATCACTCTGAGATGGGTTTTGATGGTAATACTTGTGCAGTCATTAATGCAATTGGTAAACAATCCCCAGATATAGCTCAAGGGGTAGATCGAAAAACAGAAGAAGATCAAGGTGCAGGAGATCAAGGCATGATGTTTGGCTATGCCAGTGATGAAACCGATGTACTCATGCCTGCCCCTATTACTTATGCCCATCGTCTTGTGCAGCGTCAAGCTGAGGTACGGCGTAAAGGAGAGCTTCCTTGGCTACGTCCCGATGCTAAAAGTCAAGTGACCCTTGTCTATAAAGATAATAAGCCTGTAGGTATTGATGCGGTAGTCCTTTCTACCCAACATAACCCTGAAATCAGCCAAACAGCTCTTCGAGAGGCAGTGATTGAAACCATCATTAAACCTGTTTTACCTAATGATTGGTTTGCACGCTGTAGAGTTGAAAATATTCATGTAAATCCTACAGGAAGCTTTGTAATTGGCGGACCAATGGGCGATTGTGGTCTTACTGGACGAAAGATTATCGTAGATACCTATGGCGGAATGGCACGTCATGGTGGTGGTGCGTTTTCAGGAAAAGATCCTTCAAAAGTGGATCGCTCAGCTGCCTATGCTGGACGCTATGTAGCTAAAAATATTGTAGCAGCAGGGCTAGCAAAACGCTGTGAAGTACAAATCTCCTATGCGATTGGGGTAGCGCAACCTACCTCTGTAAGTATTGATACCTTTGGTACAGGGCAACTTGCCGAATCTCGTTTAGTAGAAATTGTCCGTGCCCATTTTGATTTAAGACCAGTAGGTATTCTACGAATGCTTAATTTACTGCAACCTATCTATCAAACTACCGCATCTTATGGTCACTTTGGAAGGACAGAGCTGGAAATCACTTGGGAAAGGACTGATAAAGCACAAGAGCTTAGAGAAGCTGCAGGGCTACACTAG
- the ahcY gene encoding adenosylhomocysteinase, whose protein sequence is MQTTNPTHQDYKVADINLASWGHKEIAIAETEMPGLMALREEYGKKKPLAGARIAGCLHMTIQTAVLIDTLVALGAEVRWSSCNIFSTQDHAAAAIADEGIPVFAWKGETEEEYWWCIDQTIFGPNNWQPNMILDDGGDLTGVMHNKYPELLKGIRGLSEETTTGVHRLYEMMKAGTLKIPAFNVNDSVTKSKFDNLYGCRESLLDGIKRATDVMIAGKIAVVLGYGDVGKGCAQSLRGQGATVWITEIDPICALQAAMEGYRVVTMEDAASKADIFIAATGNYRVINLQHMQAMKNQTIVCNIGHFDNEIDVASLEQYTWENIKPQVDHIIFPDGKRIILLAEGRLVNLGCATGHPSFVMSNSFTNQTLAQIELWNHHGKYENKVYVLPKKLDEKVARLHLQKVGVHLTTLTEEQAKYIGISVDGPYKPEHYRY, encoded by the coding sequence ATACAAACTACAAATCCTACGCATCAAGACTATAAAGTAGCTGATATTAATCTAGCAAGCTGGGGACATAAAGAAATTGCTATCGCAGAAACAGAAATGCCAGGACTGATGGCATTAAGAGAAGAGTATGGAAAGAAAAAGCCTCTTGCTGGGGCAAGAATTGCTGGCTGCCTTCATATGACCATTCAAACTGCAGTATTAATTGATACCCTAGTAGCACTAGGGGCAGAGGTGCGTTGGTCTTCCTGCAATATTTTCTCTACCCAAGATCATGCAGCTGCAGCTATTGCTGATGAAGGTATTCCTGTATTTGCTTGGAAAGGAGAAACTGAAGAAGAGTATTGGTGGTGTATAGATCAAACTATCTTTGGTCCTAATAATTGGCAACCCAATATGATTTTAGATGATGGTGGTGATCTCACTGGTGTGATGCATAATAAATATCCTGAGCTATTAAAGGGTATTCGTGGGCTTTCTGAGGAAACTACCACGGGGGTACATCGTTTATATGAGATGATGAAAGCAGGTACCCTAAAAATACCTGCATTTAATGTAAATGACTCGGTAACTAAATCTAAGTTTGATAATCTTTATGGTTGCCGGGAGTCTCTTCTTGACGGCATCAAGCGAGCTACTGACGTAATGATCGCAGGTAAAATAGCAGTAGTGCTTGGCTACGGAGATGTGGGCAAAGGTTGTGCCCAATCCCTAAGAGGGCAAGGGGCTACAGTTTGGATTACAGAAATTGATCCTATTTGTGCCTTACAAGCAGCGATGGAAGGTTATCGGGTAGTTACTATGGAAGATGCTGCCAGTAAAGCTGATATTTTTATTGCTGCTACCGGTAATTATCGCGTGATTAATTTACAGCATATGCAAGCAATGAAAAATCAGACCATTGTATGTAATATCGGTCATTTTGATAATGAAATTGATGTAGCAAGTCTTGAACAATACACTTGGGAAAATATTAAGCCTCAAGTGGATCATATTATCTTCCCTGATGGGAAACGAATTATTCTCCTTGCCGAAGGTCGATTGGTAAACTTAGGTTGTGCTACTGGTCATCCTAGCTTTGTCATGTCGAACTCTTTTACAAATCAGACGCTTGCTCAAATTGAGCTATGGAATCACCATGGTAAATATGAAAATAAAGTCTATGTACTACCAAAGAAATTAGATGAGAAAGTTGCACGATTACATCTACAAAAAGTAGGTGTACATTTGACTACTCTAACTGAAGAACAAGCAAAATATATTGGGATTTCCGTAGATGGTCCTTACAAGCCAGAGCATTATCGATACTAG